Proteins found in one Quercus robur chromosome 2, dhQueRobu3.1, whole genome shotgun sequence genomic segment:
- the LOC126715192 gene encoding cystathionine gamma-synthase 1, chloroplastic, producing the protein MAVSSCPRVFPSFFECRSDPEFSGAPKTSGGWQRKPSQSRFFGSRLNSASAQGAILRFPPNFVRQLSTKARRNCSNIGVAQIVAASWSNNSNPSSPPPAAASSSAAAAAATAATEPIAPIGDDVALLGKEEDLKANVNLELPLETEDKEEALPIPKLSIFSCDGSLAIHAGERFGRGIVTDAITTPVVNTSAYFFKKTSELIDFKEKRKASFEYGRYGNPTTVVLEEKISALEGAESTMITSSGMNISTVMLMALVPAGGHLVTTTDCYRKTRIFIENFLPKMGIKATVIDPADVGALESALNENNVSLFFTESPTNPFLRCVDIKLVSELCHKKGALVCIDGTFATPLNQKALALGADLVLHSATKYLGGHNDVLGGCLSGSEKLVTEVRTLHHVLGGALNPNAAYLILRGMKTLHLRVQQQNSTALRMAKLLEAHPKVAHVYYPGLPSHPEHKLAMQQMTGFGGVVSFEVDGDLNTTIQFIDSLNIPYIAPSFGGCESIVDQPAIMSYWDLPQSERVKYGIKDNLVRFSFGVEDFEDLKADILQALEAI; encoded by the exons atggCCGTGTCCTCGTGTCCCCGtgttttcccttctttcttcgaGTGTCGCTCAGATCCCGAATTCTCCGGCGCGCCAAAAACCAGCGGAGGATGGCAGAGGAAGCCGAGCCAGAGCCGGTTCTTCGGCAGCCGGCTCAACTCGGCTTCTGCTCAAGGAGCGATCCTTCGTTTTCCTCCCAACTTCGTGCGCCAGCTCAGCACCAAGGCTCGCCGGAATTGTAGCAACATCGGCGTCGCTCAGATCGTCGCGGCTTCTTGGTCCAACAACTCCAATCCCTCTTCCCCTCCCCCGGCGGCGGCCTCTTCTTcagccgccgccgccgccgccactGCCGCCACTGAGCCGATCGCTCCGATCGGTGACGACGTGGCCTTGCTTGGCAAGGAAGAAGATCTGAAAGCCAATGTGAATTTGGAATTACCGTTGGAGACTGAAGACAAGGAAGAGGCTTTGCCTATTCCAAAGCTCTCCATCTTTAGCTGCGATGGTAGCCTTGCCATTCATGCCg GGGAGAGATTTGGACGCGGAATAGTAACTGATGCAATTACAACTCCTGTGGTTAATACTTCTGCCTACTTCTTTAAGAAGACTTCTGAGCTCATTGATTTCAAG GAGAAACGCAAGGCAAGTTTTGAATATGGGCGGTATGGAAATCCAACCACGGTTGTTCTTGAGGAGAAGATAAG TGCGCTTGAGGGGGCTGAATCGACCATGATAACGTCATCTGGCATGAACATTAGCACGGTCATGTTGATGGCACTGGTTCCTGCTGGTGGGCATCTTGTGACGACGACAGATTGTTATAGGAAGACTAGGATCTTCATTGAGAACTTTCTTCCCAAAATGGGGATCAAG GCCACAGTCATTGACCCTGCAGATGTTGGAGCCTTGGAATCTGCACTGAATGAGAACAAT gtttctcttttcttcacaGAATCGCCAACCAATCCTTTCCTCAGATGTGTTGACATTAAGCTGGTTTCAGAGCTTTGCCACAAGAAAGGAGCATTGGTCTGTATAGACGGTACCTTTGCAACACCCCTCAACCAAAAGGCCCTGGCCCTAGGGGCCGATCTTGTTCTGCACTCTGCAACAAAATACCTTGGGGGCCACAATGAT GTACTTGGAGGTTGCCTTAGTGGTTCTGAGAAGTTGGTCACAGAAGTTCGTACTTTGCATCATGTTTTGGGTGGTGCTCTCAACCCG AATGCCGCATACCTGATCCTCCGAGGCATGAAGACACTGCATCTTCGTGTGCAGCAGCAGAATTCAACAGCGCTAAGGATGGCCAAGCTTTTAGAGGCACATCCTAAG GTAGCGCATGTCTATTATCCTGGGTTGCCAAGTCATCCTGAGCATAAACTTGCCATGCAGCAGATGACTGGTTTTGGTGGTGTGGTCAGTTTTGAG GTTGATGGAGACCTAAACACCACCATACAATTCATTGACTCACTGAATATCCCATATATTGCCCCGTCCTTTGGTGGCTGTGAGAGCATTGTGGATCAGCCAGCAATTATGTCTTACTG gGATCTACCTCAGTCAGAAAGGGTCAAGTATGGGATTAAGGATAACCTGGTTCGATTTAGCTTTGGGGTTGAGGACTTTGAAGATTTGAAGGCTGACATACTTCAGGCTTTAGAGGCCATATAG